A single window of Engraulis encrasicolus isolate BLACKSEA-1 chromosome 20, IST_EnEncr_1.0, whole genome shotgun sequence DNA harbors:
- the scn1bb gene encoding sodium channel, voltage-gated, type I, beta b, with translation MTPGRVLVLALLCAAYVSLVNGACAEVESDTDAVAGQGFKLGCISCKMRMEVEASATVDWFFRSKGEPEFVPIFTYDGGQSLIKDERYDDRLEWIGSVNTPDVQDASLYINNVTFNDSGTYRCRFNRVLEYEHYTYEHEVDKYVKLVVMAKALRSTASVVSEVMMYVSIIGLQVWLAVEMVYCYRKIMAHGEEALRASAEEYLAIASESKDNCAGVQVAE, from the exons ATGACTCCAGGGCGTGTTTTGGTCTTGGCCCTGTTGTGTGCTGCCTATG TCTCCCTGGTCAATGGGGCTTGTGCAGAGGTGGAGTCGGATACGGATGCGGTGGCCGGGCAGGGCTTCAAGCTGGGCTGCATCTCTTGCAAAATGAGGATGGAAGTGGAAGCCAGCGCCACTGTCGACTGGTTCTTCAGGTCTAAGGGGGAGCCAGAGTTTGTTCCT ATATTCACTTATGATGGCGGGCAATCGCTGATTAAAGACGAGCGTTACGATGATCGTCTGGAGTGGATCGGGAGTGTGAACACGCCCGACGTGCAGGATGCGTCCCTCTACATCAACAACGTCACCTTCAACGACTCGGGAACCTACCGGTGCCGCTTCAACCGTGTGCTGGAGTACGAGCATTACACATACGAGCACGAGGTGGACAAGTACGTCAAGCTCGTCGTCATGGCGAAAG cctTACGCAGCACGGCATCCGTCGTGTCGGAGGTGATGATGTACGTCTCCATCATCGGTCTGCAGGTCTGGCTGGCGGTGGAGATGGTCTACTGTTACAGGAAGATCATGGCTCATGGAGAGGAGGCGTTACGAGCTAGCGC GGAAGAATATTTAGCAATAGCTTCGGAAAGTAAAGACAACTGTGCGGGCGTGCAAGTAGCGGAATAA